The Halorussus lipolyticus genome includes a region encoding these proteins:
- a CDS encoding ParA family protein, translated as MSDTNTSRITVANQKGGAGKTTDVIHTGGALAARGHDVLLVDIDYHGGLTCSLGYNDLYYDTDRTTLFDVLDFDQMEAVNDVIVEHEEFDILPASEKLANNKNIQTLLEAPKSRERLGMTLDELDKDYDYIIVDTPPSLNVLTDNALVATGNVIIPVIPEKLNANSLQIFAKQLRSLEPAYGDINRLAIMCNRVEQNGEHRNTIAEIESAYSLPVFQIPKRTDLSQSIGQGTSIFGFDKENKRVEDARQLFTEIADLLDETFEKTAREEVKT; from the coding sequence ATGAGCGACACGAACACTTCACGAATCACCGTAGCGAATCAGAAAGGAGGTGCCGGGAAAACAACGGACGTCATCCATACCGGCGGCGCTCTCGCCGCACGAGGACACGATGTCCTCCTCGTCGACATCGACTACCACGGCGGGCTCACATGTTCACTCGGCTACAACGATCTCTACTACGACACAGACCGGACCACGCTCTTCGACGTACTCGACTTCGACCAAATGGAGGCAGTGAACGACGTCATCGTCGAACATGAGGAGTTCGATATTCTCCCTGCCAGCGAGAAGCTCGCGAACAATAAGAACATCCAGACGCTGCTCGAAGCTCCCAAGAGTCGAGAGCGACTGGGTATGACCCTCGATGAACTTGACAAAGACTACGATTACATCATCGTCGATACCCCACCGTCACTCAACGTTCTCACCGATAACGCACTCGTCGCTACAGGAAACGTGATTATCCCTGTGATTCCGGAGAAGCTAAACGCCAATAGCCTCCAGATTTTCGCAAAACAGCTCAGATCGCTCGAACCAGCCTACGGGGACATCAACCGTCTCGCAATCATGTGCAATCGCGTCGAGCAGAATGGCGAACACCGGAATACGATTGCAGAAATCGAATCAGCATATTCACTACCGGTTTTCCAGATTCCGAAGCGCACCGACCTGTCCCAATCAATCGGCCAAGGAACGTCCATTTTCGGCTTCGACAAAGAGAACAAGCGCGTTGAGGATGCCCGCCAGTTATTCACTGAAATCGCTGATCTCCTTGACGAGACGTTTGAGAAGACTGCTCGGGAGGAGGTGAAAACATGA
- a CDS encoding DEAD/DEAH box helicase — MSTYENAADLEFFNDCLDTLIKDLLYNDLGVTDYRWDQNSESKLQKSAWVASLLASSDDEEHQSKALSFAILAYIEKRGTDDEEMYERYLYIVLSRIGNLQTFNTVRREQADVSFEERLISSLDSALGLELSSDLQQHELGDGTVLSSFQKDILNALQAGKDIAISGPTSSGKSFILRKYIQRELESEDVFEAIYVVPTRALIAEVSEKLSSLNDDLDGEQEIEVRTGAYFEEESEDLETDLNSFLVVTPERCLRLIDEDTRARIEPDLIFFDEIQNVQDGQRGVLFEDIIQLLSESWPETQIVAAGPYLEEPQDTLSSLTNREVVQIKTAFTPVLQMKAIIRFKRAKNQSRSRRMVDVVLYSPSGDKLEFTIAEPDDLTYTTVNNSKTRALTTIIDEYGQNSQNLVYASKTNLAEDRADAIANNRNREITSARIDDLTEFLKNTIHEDYPLIDHLEKGVAFHHGRVPKIAREEIEDLYRSKVGLDTIVCTSTLLEGVNLPAEKIFLTSAYRGDDELSELDFQNLVGRVGRVDSRLYGSIYCVEAEDDEWVDEKLDSDTEESVNPATSQATDNPNKLITALGSNDLRQLKDASTRYTSVLLRSRYLKSDYDVDEYLSNKGLSDSDISSAKEELDRTLEDIEIPEKLLRRNPTVDPVEQNTLYRLVMKNPERWVIGENTAEYSYDKLMRITQQLNQVFKFTKDDEYGIDPPNRETKHGALEPIVVVANQWLRGETYKSMIDSRQANVGDEGLSKCIRTILDLVNDDVRFILVKYYGMLVDILEESDYEMGKWASNFDQMLEMGSMNFGELRLMSKGVDRSVALQLRIPPDVDNVEEFLKNRQGKIPEFFARHLESQGVL, encoded by the coding sequence ATGTCTACATACGAAAACGCAGCGGACCTGGAGTTCTTCAATGACTGTCTGGACACACTGATAAAAGATTTGCTCTATAATGATCTCGGCGTTACAGATTATCGTTGGGATCAGAATTCGGAGAGTAAACTCCAAAAGAGTGCTTGGGTGGCATCACTTCTCGCTTCCAGTGATGACGAGGAACACCAGTCCAAGGCCCTTTCCTTTGCGATTCTCGCATATATTGAGAAGCGAGGGACCGATGACGAGGAGATGTACGAACGGTACCTCTATATTGTTCTCTCTCGCATTGGCAATCTTCAAACGTTCAATACCGTTCGGCGAGAACAGGCAGATGTCAGCTTCGAGGAGAGGCTCATTTCATCGCTTGACTCTGCGTTAGGCCTCGAGCTGAGTTCTGACCTCCAGCAACACGAACTCGGTGATGGGACTGTGCTGTCCTCCTTCCAGAAGGATATCCTAAATGCGCTTCAGGCAGGGAAGGATATCGCGATATCCGGTCCGACATCTTCCGGGAAGTCATTCATACTCCGGAAATACATCCAGAGAGAGCTCGAAAGCGAGGATGTCTTCGAAGCAATCTACGTCGTCCCGACTAGAGCACTCATTGCGGAGGTGAGCGAAAAGCTCTCCAGTCTTAACGATGATCTAGACGGAGAGCAAGAGATTGAGGTCAGAACCGGCGCATATTTCGAGGAGGAATCAGAGGATCTGGAAACAGATTTGAACTCATTCTTAGTAGTTACTCCTGAGCGGTGTCTGCGACTCATCGACGAGGACACTAGGGCGAGGATTGAGCCAGACCTGATATTCTTCGATGAGATTCAGAACGTCCAGGACGGGCAGAGGGGTGTCTTATTCGAGGATATCATTCAATTACTCAGTGAATCCTGGCCGGAAACTCAAATCGTCGCCGCAGGTCCCTATCTTGAGGAGCCACAGGATACTCTAAGCAGCCTGACAAACCGAGAGGTCGTACAGATCAAAACCGCATTTACACCGGTCCTTCAAATGAAGGCGATTATTCGGTTTAAGAGAGCAAAAAACCAATCCAGATCTAGACGGATGGTTGATGTTGTCCTCTACAGTCCTTCTGGAGACAAATTAGAGTTCACGATAGCCGAACCGGACGACCTCACGTATACTACGGTCAACAATAGCAAGACTAGAGCACTGACCACCATAATCGATGAATATGGGCAAAATAGCCAGAATCTGGTATATGCCAGCAAAACCAATCTAGCCGAGGATCGAGCTGACGCTATCGCAAACAACCGGAACCGAGAGATAACGTCTGCGAGAATCGATGATCTCACCGAATTTCTGAAGAACACGATCCACGAAGACTATCCACTCATTGACCACCTCGAAAAAGGAGTGGCCTTCCACCATGGCCGAGTTCCGAAGATTGCGAGGGAGGAGATAGAAGACCTCTATCGCTCGAAGGTGGGGCTAGATACAATCGTATGTACTTCTACTCTATTGGAGGGAGTGAACCTCCCCGCAGAGAAAATCTTCCTAACCAGTGCATATCGAGGAGACGATGAGCTGTCAGAACTCGACTTTCAGAACCTCGTCGGACGGGTCGGTCGTGTTGATTCTCGCTTGTACGGTTCTATCTATTGCGTTGAGGCCGAAGATGACGAGTGGGTGGATGAGAAATTGGATAGCGATACGGAGGAATCGGTCAACCCCGCTACCTCGCAAGCTACAGACAACCCGAACAAACTCATCACCGCGCTCGGTAGCAACGACCTCCGGCAGCTCAAAGACGCATCGACGCGGTATACGTCGGTTCTACTTCGCTCTCGCTACCTCAAGTCCGACTACGATGTCGACGAATATCTCTCCAACAAGGGGCTCTCGGATTCAGATATCTCATCGGCAAAAGAGGAACTCGATCGGACTCTTGAAGACATCGAAATCCCGGAAAAACTGCTGAGGCGGAACCCAACTGTTGATCCGGTGGAGCAGAACACGCTCTACAGGCTGGTAATGAAGAATCCGGAAAGGTGGGTGATTGGTGAGAATACGGCAGAATACAGTTACGATAAACTTATGCGGATCACTCAGCAGTTGAATCAGGTATTCAAGTTCACCAAGGATGATGAATACGGGATCGACCCCCCAAACCGAGAAACGAAGCACGGAGCGCTGGAGCCGATCGTAGTAGTTGCTAATCAGTGGCTTCGGGGAGAGACGTACAAGTCCATGATCGATTCTAGGCAAGCAAACGTTGGGGATGAGGGTCTGAGTAAGTGTATTAGAACAATCCTTGACCTCGTGAACGACGACGTTCGATTTATTCTGGTTAAGTACTACGGGATGCTGGTCGATATACTTGAAGAATCTGACTACGAAATGGGTAAGTGGGCAAGCAACTTCGACCAGATGTTGGAGATGGGATCGATGAACTTCGGAGAACTGCGTCTTATGTCCAAAGGTGTAGATCGGTCAGTCGCGCTGCAGTTGAGAATACCGCCGGACGTCGATAATGTCGAAGAATTTCTTAAAAATCGTCAAGGGAAGATTCCCGAATTCTTCGCTCGGCACCTAGAGTCTCAGGGAGTCTTATAG
- a CDS encoding DUF1837 domain-containing protein: protein MENEIQVPWSEHTVIEKSELLDKLSDAGEWRENKIRASSFIVSPSYGTLDYDGFVNFLRNKFMFFALSEEEIQEYDRPHLEAQQLSDYRDDAKMDGKWGELILFTMVEGFLDIPMMSHKLGWKQNPTDQVKGSDGLFFGEYEGSPTLGIGEAKMYTDLDDGVEEALDSTDRFHGEDSQLRNQHELTVAMGNPSDNLSKEKIELLSSLFTGESQDYQMLHPIFVGYEDEELEEFQTKPVEDDQELVDQLQDHVEDTDLLSKVTDSLESDYSHLRKHWLTFFFLPLEDKDRFVENVKAAIYPWTTNH, encoded by the coding sequence ATGGAGAATGAGATTCAAGTTCCTTGGTCAGAGCATACTGTAATCGAGAAGTCAGAACTGCTGGATAAGCTCTCTGATGCTGGTGAATGGCGTGAGAATAAGATTAGGGCGTCCTCTTTTATCGTCAGCCCAAGTTACGGAACGCTGGATTATGATGGATTCGTGAATTTTCTTCGAAACAAATTCATGTTCTTTGCGCTGTCGGAAGAAGAGATTCAGGAGTACGATCGGCCTCATCTTGAAGCACAGCAGCTCTCAGACTACAGAGATGATGCTAAGATGGATGGTAAGTGGGGAGAGCTGATTCTATTTACAATGGTTGAAGGTTTCCTTGACATCCCCATGATGTCGCACAAGCTTGGGTGGAAACAAAACCCGACTGATCAGGTTAAGGGATCTGACGGCCTCTTCTTCGGGGAATACGAAGGATCCCCGACGTTAGGAATTGGTGAGGCGAAGATGTACACCGATTTGGACGATGGGGTTGAGGAAGCTCTTGACAGCACAGATCGATTCCACGGAGAAGATAGCCAACTCCGAAATCAGCACGAGTTAACGGTTGCTATGGGTAATCCGAGCGATAATCTCTCGAAAGAGAAGATCGAACTGCTCTCATCCCTTTTCACGGGGGAATCCCAAGATTACCAAATGCTACACCCAATTTTCGTCGGATATGAGGATGAGGAGCTGGAGGAATTCCAGACAAAGCCGGTCGAGGACGATCAGGAACTAGTAGACCAGCTCCAAGACCATGTCGAGGATACTGACTTACTCTCCAAAGTAACCGACTCTCTGGAGAGTGACTACAGTCACCTTCGAAAACACTGGCTGACATTCTTTTTCCTCCCACTAGAGGACAAAGATCGGTTTGTAGAGAACGTTAAAGCGGCTATCTACCCCTGGACAACGAACCACTAA